In Glycine soja cultivar W05 chromosome 10, ASM419377v2, whole genome shotgun sequence, the genomic stretch AAGTGCTTATTTTCTGAAACCCCTTGCAAATTCCCTTGATGGACCAGTTTCTGAGGTAATTTCATCTTCTATGGCTATGCCACTGCCACCTGTGTTTGATCCAAAGCAGTGGCCTATGGTGGTTCGTTACAATGGATGGCACCACCCAAAACCGAAGTGGGTTGAATGGGTGGATACCCTTCAAGTTAGATATCAATCACTGTGGAAGAAAGTTGGCATCTTTGATGCCATTATGAGCACCAAGTGCAGCATAGCGAAAAACCAAAACTTGTGTGTTGGGATTGCTGAGAGGTGGTGTCCTGACACAAACACCTTCTTGTTTCCATGGGGTGAGGCAACAATCACCTTGGAGGATGTAATGGTGTTGGGGGGTTTTCCTGTTGTTGGTGATCCTGTCTTCACCACACTTCAAAGCCAGGAAATGAGAAAGGTGGAGGAAAAATTGAGTCTTGCAAGAATGGAACCTTGGAGGGAGAAAAAACATAAGGTTACTACATCAGCATGGATGGATGCTTTTGTCAACAGTGGGACGCGGAGCGAAATAGAGCATGAAGCATTCCTTTCAACTTGGTTGACAATGGTTGGCTTTTCTCACAATGGCTTGGTGAATGAGTGTGTTTTCCCTATTGCCATTCTTCTTGCTAGAGGGTATCCCATTGCTTTGGGACCAGCAGTGTTGGCTAGCATATACCATGATTTGACTTTGTTGAAGAAAACAATAGTTCGTTTGGCGGAAAAATCAGTACTTGATGATAAATTGGAATTGGTGACAACTCTTCAGTCTCCCTTTTACTTAATTCAAATTTGGGTGTGGGAAAGGTTCAAAAATTTGCAGCCACAGCCCAAACTGATCAACCATGAGGACCCTGTGTTGTTTAGATGGCACAAAGTTAAGGCCTTGGAAATTGATAATGTAAGATTGGCAGTGGAATCGGCTATGGATCATTTTCGATGGCGCCCTTATGTGCAATATGCTGGCACCGGCAAGTTCAAGGTGTATTATCCAGAAAATGAAACTTTGGTAATACTTGATACAGATTTGGATAAAGAACCTACAGGAATACTAGCCTCTTTTGTTGCATGCTTGAAAGTTTCTCTGCTTGTTGGAATTCAGTCTAATATAGAGCTGTATCTGCCGCATAGAGTTGCTATGCAATTTGGAATGGATCAAGATGTTCCAAGTTGCGTGCCTATATTCCGCGGGACTAAAGAAAATGCTTGGAAAAATTACTGTCGGCCAATATCTGATACACATTTGTATTTTCCTGCTAGGCTTTTTGAAGGAGACGTAACAACACGCTATGCAACGTGGTGGAAGCAGTTAGTACCGAGTTGTCATCGTGATTTTGTGAAGAATATTGTGAGGCGAAAGAGAAGTCTGATGTCTCATGTAtcaaaagcaaacaaaaattcTGGTAATGATGCTGATGTTCCACCTGGTTTTTCTCCTTCCAAAACTCTTCCTTCTGGAAATTCTGGTCAAGATGATTTGCAAGCtaatgaaaatattgatgctGACATTCCAACAAGGTTTAAGAGTTTGTCGAACCCAATTTCTTCAGCTTCTACTGCAGATTATGAAAAGGCTAAGAGGATATCATCACTGACAAAACCAGCTGCAGAAGATACCCCTGAACCATTGATGAGTGGTTTGGATGAGCAGTTTGAAGAtgcaaatggaagaaaagaatcaAGGCCTAGTGAAAGCTGTAGTTGTGCATCTAGAGTAAATTTAATGGATCTAGAAGAGAGAATTAACAGGCTGGAGGAAGtgactaaaaaattaaagatgaaaaCTTTTGGTCATTGTTGAATAATTATTAGTGTATCAAACGAAATGCTTAGCACTTGTTAATACTACAGTGTTTACAACTACTACATGATCTTGTAGGATTTTAGTGCTGGTATTTTTTTGTCTAGGTTTCACAGTATTACCCACCAACATGTTTATAACTTAGTAGCTAATTTGTAGAATGCAGCTTAGCTATTTGGATCTTTGCTTATGGAGGTTCAAGGAATGCTAGCAAAACTTACTTCAATAAGATATTATCAGAGTGTAATTCATATGAGACCTTCTATGTGCGTGATTGAGTATGCGCTAGGTTGTTTCAAACatggatttttaattttaactaaatttggGCCAATATTTAGTTCATGTGGTTTTGCTTTTTTTGCTCTCTGCAGCAGGATTCTAATGCCAAACTTGATTCTGGTAGGAAGCAAGAAGCTTGTTGTTTATGCAATGAGTTGGTCCAATTTTATGCTTCTGAACtgtattttttcttctcattcttattTTCTCCTCCCTTTTCATATTTTGCATGATGTCAATTAGAGGTCCACATTTGCTTTGTCTTCTCTCACTTCTAGGTTCTTTAAATCTCAAATTTTTCCTTCACTTGCATTTCATATACTGCTTTGTATATTGATTAACTGGAATCAAATGGATTATTTTTTCGGATCAACAAGGATTACTACCGTGTGCTTTTGTAACTGGTTGAActgtattttcaattttattttcttagtttcTGTAAATTGTAGTGCCATTTTCTTTGTCTAAATTTCTGTAAGCAGTAGTGcaagtttcattatctaaattTCATTGGTAAACAGATGCATTCAGTAACACATGCTATTGTTAGTTTTAGTTTAAGGTTAAGGTTTAATCTATCTATGCTGTTTTACCTTCCAATCGCTGGTTTAGCTTTGCTGTTGCTATAGTTGCATGAACTAAAccagaaataaaagaaatctgGCATCTGTAGATAGACACAATTGAGCATCAATCTAGCTTTTTAGGCTGAAAGAAACTAAATCTGGattgagaaaatgaaaaatatatcttgGATAATGGAATGGGAAAGTGCCTCTTAATCTAGCCAACTGCAATGCCATGGTGGATTTTACAGGTTCTAAAGTGTTTCTATTCATTGCACTTTTTTGACAGGACAGGGGCatttatttttggtatttttatttaatattttaaatgcaCAAATTACaaactttcaaaatattttattttttattaaaataaatcataaaattttgtataaaatattacCCACCATTGGTCATTGGATGGAAAATTAATTGCATCTTGTGAGGTTCAGTCTTGAATGAAGAATGGGTCTAAAACCTTGTAAAAGATACAATTTCCATTATAGATCAAAGATATCCAACTGATGAAGGAAAACGTATATGGCCAAGGAGACAAACAAAATTCCAGAGAATCCAAGGTGTTAATAATAAACAAACTTACGCtatgtttaattttcttttcggGCGATTAAAATTCAGTTTGAAGAGTATATTATCTTATAGAAGTTCGATGTAACTATTATTAGAGTATTTGAATACTAGGTATTGAGAATCTTAAtcttattttgatatataaaagattaatgAAAGTATATAATCTTCTATTATGTTTCGAGACTTATCCaacttatttttatcatatattctTGTGTACATTTAATGATCACATAATATCCTCTGAAAGACTTTATTACTGTTCTATTgaattgagataaaaaaaaatggcctTGGTAAAGATGCTTACTAAGATACAATAGATTTCTATTAGTTaaactttttttccctttagaAGGAATGTGAGGAGAGGTAAGATGATGAATTTTAACGAGGAGGAACATTGAAcacttattataaattaataatgttagaataagataaatttattaatttagagaGTTATTAATTCatcgataaattaataattattaatttaaagagtttttaagtgattataCTATAcataccaaacaaaaagataaattagTCTATGTTTTTTAGAATTACGTTGTAGCGAATCTTGGGACTCAATGTAAACTAGTAACTAGTGTATTCATATGCATTGGAAATCAATAATAACTTTTGAAGTACAAGAAATGTAAACAAGAGGAACAAATATGTTCAATGTATTCATTGTTCAAATGAGAGtgtaatatttctttttcagtttttatgaattattaatttatgatttttttgggaccaaaaattataaagggatctcacgaaaaattattatcttattattttattgagtttttcaattttttatattggcCCATGTCAAGACcggacaaatttattattttagaaagtttattaatttaccgagtattaatttaaagagtttttaGTGTATTTGGTTCACaataaaaaggggaaaatgaagaaaataattttattgagaaaatgaaagatataTCTTGGATAATGGAATGGGAATGTGCCTCTTAATCTAGCCAACTGCAACGCCATGGTGGATTTGACAGGTTCTAAAGTGTTTCTATTCATTGCAcggcttttgtttttttaaaggaaaggggcatttatttttggtatttttcttttgggtggtggatttcaaattaattacgGAAAAGAGATAAGTAATAATAGAATAATAGGTGTTatg encodes the following:
- the LOC114369501 gene encoding uncharacterized protein LOC114369501, whose protein sequence is MDNSKFSMMEVREDFMVSATGDSEPTSRSAYFLKPLANSLDGPVSEVISSSMAMPLPPVFDPKQWPMVVRYNGWHHPKPKWVEWVDTLQVRYQSLWKKVGIFDAIMSTKCSIAKNQNLCVGIAERWCPDTNTFLFPWGEATITLEDVMVLGGFPVVGDPVFTTLQSQEMRKVEEKLSLARMEPWREKKHKVTTSAWMDAFVNSGTRSEIEHEAFLSTWLTMVGFSHNGLVNECVFPIAILLARGYPIALGPAVLASIYHDLTLLKKTIVRLAEKSVLDDKLELVTTLQSPFYLIQIWVWERFKNLQPQPKLINHEDPVLFRWHKVKALEIDNVRLAVESAMDHFRWRPYVQYAGTGKFKVYYPENETLVILDTDLDKEPTGILASFVACLKVSLLVGIQSNIELYLPHRVAMQFGMDQDVPSCVPIFRGTKENAWKNYCRPISDTHLYFPARLFEGDVTTRYATWWKQLVPSCHRDFVKNIVRRKRSLMSHVSKANKNSGNDADVPPGFSPSKTLPSGNSGQDDLQANENIDADIPTRFKSLSNPISSASTADYEKAKRISSLTKPAAEDTPEPLMSGLDEQFEDANGRKESRPSESCSCASRVNLMDLEERINRLEEVTKKLKMKTFGHC